A stretch of the Metopolophium dirhodum isolate CAU chromosome 8, ASM1992520v1, whole genome shotgun sequence genome encodes the following:
- the LOC132950135 gene encoding integrin-linked protein kinase, giving the protein MEDIFQWCREGIAMQVRVWLDDTEHDMNQGDDHGFSPLHWAAKEGHLKIVEMLVQRGARINSTNRGDDTPLHLAAAHGHHEIVHLLLKNRADINFTNEHGNTPLHYACFWGYEAIAEELIENGALAALANKDGDTPLDKGKGPILKHLKDLALQSGQDLTKINFKDQSWLGLKTRSRDATLSRHKGINLSDLYLHTKMATSPSGETWRGHWQKNDIVAKVLAVRQCTPRISRDFNEEFPKLRIFSHPNVLPVIGCCNSPPNLVVISQYMPWGSLHTLLHEGARVTVDTALALRLAVDVSRAMAFLHSLERIIPQFHLNSHHIMIDEDLTARINMADAKFSFQEKARIYYPGWMSPEALQKKRIDTNSEACDMWSFAILLWELATREVPFSHLSPMEIGMKVALEGLRVSIPSDISPHLTKLIKICMNEDPGKRPTFDMVLPILDKMKR; this is encoded by the exons ATGGAAGATATATTCCAGTGGTGCCGGGAAGGCATCGCCATGCAAGTACGAGTCTGGCTCGATGACACAGAACACGACATGAACCAGGG GGACGACCACGGATTCAGTCCGTTGCACTGGGCCGCCAAAGAAGGCCATCTGAAGATCGTTGAGATGCTGGTGCAGAGGGGCGCCCGCATAAATTCTACAAACCGAGGCGATGACACACCTCTGCACTTGGCCGCGGCTCACGGTCACCACGAAATCGTTCATCTG TTGTTGAAAAACCGAGCAGACATCAATTTCACAAACGAACACGGTAACACTCCATTACACTACGCTTGCTTCTGGGGCTATGAAGCAATAGCTGAAGAACTTATTGAAAACGGTGCATTGGCTGCTTTGGCCAACAAAGACGGAGACACTCCGTTAGACAAGGGAAAAGGaccaattttaaaacatttaaaag ATTTGGCTTTGCAATCTGGACAAGATCTTaccaaaatcaatttcaaaGATCAAAGCTGGTTAGGTTTAAAAACGAGAAGCA gaGATGCTACATTATCACGGCATAAAGGAATAAACTTGAGTGATCTTTACTTGCATACAAAAATGGCTACTTCGCCCAGTGGAGAAACATGGCGTGGCCATTGGCAGAAGAATGATATTGTTGCCAAAGTGTTGGCAGTTCGACAATGTACTCCTCGAATTTCCAGGGATTTCAATGAAGAATTTCCAAAACTcag AATATTCTCGCACCCTAATGTGTTGCCAGTGATAGGATGTTGCAACTCCCCTCCCAACTTGGTGGTTATTAGTCAGTATATGCCTTGGGGCTCGCTCCATACTTTATTGCATGAAGGAGCCAGAGTTACAGTGGACACAGCCTTAGCACTTAGACTCGCAGTAGATGTTTCTAGGGCCATGGCGTTTTTGCATAGTCTGGAAAGGATTATACCACAGTTTCATTTGAATAGTCATCATATCatg ATTGACGAAGACCTTACAGCTAGGATAAATATGGCAGATGCTAAATTTTCATTCCAAGAAAAGGCAAGAATATACTACCCTGGATGGATGTCTCCTGAGg CTTTACAGAAAAAGCGAATTGATACTAATTCAGAAGCATGCGACATGTGGAGTTTTGCGATTCTCCTATGGGAATTAGCTACGAGAGAAGTTCCATTTTCTCACTTGTCACCAATGGAAATAGGGATGAAG gtGGCTTTGGAGGGTTTAAGAGTGTCTATTCCATCTGATATTTCGCCACATCTCACCAAactgattaaaatatgtatgaacgaGGATCCAGGCAAGAGGCCAACATTTGACATGGTGCTTCCAATTTTGGATAAAatgaaaagataa
- the LOC132950136 gene encoding transmembrane protein 19 produces MTRAKTFQKIVQEQFFTFVNMAKNKNDSEEMNVSKPTISVALTMISIPLSMILWISNILFRKFYGDNVNELDEGLPPLRWFISTFIPLFIAVWGYTKRSLNLSGALLGVIVGFVLTLSSYGFLACLLTFFVTSSRATKFRSKTKKQLEPDFKEGGQRNWIQVLCNGGMATQLALLYILDVGCGELPVDFKRYYRPSWLSIGILGAFSSCNGDTWASELATVLDTGLPLLITTGKPVPKGTNGGVSVIGLVVSLLGGMAVGLANYAMLIYTIDADMLARSPAQWPIIVAGGFAGLVGSVVDSVLGATLQYSGFNRKTGAIVEHPGKDVVHISGRRILDNHSVNLISSVIMGIVTPKIAYLVWP; encoded by the exons ATGACTCGTGcgaaaacatttcaaaaaat TGTACAAGAACAATTTTTCACTTTCGTCAACAtggccaaaaataaaaatgattctgaaGAAATGAATGTTTCAAAGCCAACCATATCAGTTGCCTTAACTATGATTTCTATTCCATTGTCAATGATCTTATGGATTAGCAATATTTTGTTCCGAAAATTTTATGGCGATAATGTAAATGAACTAGATG aaGGACTTCCACCTCTCCGGTGGTTTATATCCACTTTCATTCCACTATTTATTGCTGTATGGGGTTACACCAAACGTAGTTTAAACCTAAGTGGAGCACTATTAG GTGTAATTGTTGGTTTTGTATTGACATTAAGCAGCTATGGATTTCTGGCTTGTTTGCTAACATTTTTCGTTACATCTTCCAGAGCGACAAAATTTCGGAGcaaaactaaaaaacaattgGAACCTGACTTTAAAGAAG gtgGTCAAAGAAACTGGATACAGGTGTTGTGTAATGGAGGTATGGCTACTCAACTTGCGCTCTTGTACATTTTAGATGTCGGATGTGGTGAACTACCTGTTGATTTCAAACGCTATTATCGGCCTTCTTGGTTATCCATTGGCATTCTTG GTGCTTTTTCCAGTTGTAATGGTGATACTTGGGCCTCAGAATTAGCAACAGTCTTGGACACAGGCTTGCCCCTATTGATAACAACTGGTAAACCAGTTCCCAAAG GTACAAATGGTGGAGTTTCGGTCATTGGATTGGTTGTCAGTCTACTGGGTGGCATGGCTGTCGGATTAGCAAATTATGCAATGCTTATCTATACAATCGACGCCGACATGTTGGCCAGAAGTCCCGCACAGTGGCCAATAATTGTAGCTGGAGGTTTTGCCGGGCTAGTTGGCAGCGTTGTTGATTCAGTATTAGGTGCCACCTTACAATACAgtg gtTTTAATCGAAAAACAGGAGCAATAGTGGAACACCCTGGCAAAGACGTTGTTCACATATCGGGGAGAAGAATATTGGATAATCACAGTGTCAACTTGATATCAAGTGTAATCATGGGAATTGTGACTCCAAAAATTGCGTACTTAGTTTGgccataa
- the LOC132950576 gene encoding E3 ubiquitin-protein ligase RFWD3-like isoform X2, with protein MGSPSRTWEHSEDIMEVDNLYRAFLARDDIDILNDVPDILAAGLRITSRMFSQQEPLEPVPPAIPIPPYMHQIPMEEINVEEPVEEYEVDDDDDEASDQFSINMANRATRRRGISNNSDDSLDGEATEYPVYLPAGSPVGFPIESPMDSLATSPESSLESSPVGSRATSPIRCLPTTSASSLKRTFENLENDNSKTEDEAFSCSICLDTLTNTGMHKPACLKCGHIFGESCLQRWIKIGCNRDAKRCPTCNRRANVRDIRVLYTKNLVAVDTAEVTALELKVEKENREKNLMHLEAEKWKVKATYLDSEVKRLKTMVDIDLLNKQAAGPTSLRQCIKKISMCKNVGCRVMAYNKHTMMLVVSQHSESSLFNNSHVIRKLNGSILEASKECIFAHKKQIRDMAFHPLEHNLLASVSLDKCINLTDVNCNQTVSTIDVNEPLWSCCWAGDNTNVLVAGGQMGSLYYIDRRYMKLFNADQSRKLGCVSLIPISPSKSRAFINGGFMKTRMDLLSMFEQVPGKEMHSYTETGLPLKGLWTNTSFDYNSNLILSSAKPSGPNKSIRHIVSKIADYDAEGPVITPVVTFYGGDKATQLSRSCLVPTTGASYEDTLACSFDEKSRSVKIFNVNQGSNIHNFHVQDDIFLDLCPLTGMMNSGRRVLAGLSENAVSLFTV; from the exons ATGGGTAGTCCATCAAGAACATGGGAACATAGCGAAGACATTATGGAAgtagataatttatatagagCTTTTTTAGCAAGGGatgatatagatattttaaatg ATGTGCCAGATATATTGGCTGCAGGTCTAAGAATTACTTCACGAATGTTTTCTCAACAAGAACCGTTAGAACCAGTACCACCAGCGATTCCAATTCCTCCATATATGCACCAAATTCCAATGGAAGAAATAAATGTAGAAGAACCAGTTGAAGAATATGAagttgatgatgatgatgatgaagctagt gaCCAATTTTCAATCAATATGGCAAATAGAGCAACTCGGCGACGAggtatttcaaataattcagATGATTCTTTAGACGGAGAAGCGACAGAATATCCTGTATACCTTCCAGCAGGATCTCCAGTAGGATTTCCTATAGAATCTCCAATGGATTCTCTAGCTACATCTCCAGAATCATCTCTTGAATCTTCTCCTGTGGGATCTCGTGCTACATCTCCAATAAGATGTCTACCAACAACTTCAGCATCATCTTTAAAACGTACTTTTGAAAATCTTGAAAacg ACAATTCAAAGACAGAAGATGAAGCTTTTTCCTGTTCAATATGTTTAGATACTTTGACTAATACTGGTATGCATAAACCGGCTTGTTTGAAATGTGGTCATATTTTCGGAGAGAGTTGTTTACAGAGATGGATTAAG ATTGGATGTAATAGGGATGCAAAAAGATGTCCAACATGTAACAGAAGAGCAAATGTAAGAGATATTAGagttttatatacaaaaaatctaGTAGCTGTGGATACAGCTGAAGTAACTGCACTTGAACTTAAAGTGGAAAAa GAAAATCGAGAGAAAAATTTAATGCATTTGGAAGCAGAAAAGTGGAAAGTCAAAGCTACATATTTAGACAGCGAAGTGAAAAGATTAAAAACTATGGTGGATATAGATCTATTAAATAAACAGGCAGCTGGTCCTACTTCATTAcgacaatgtataaaaaaaattagtatgtgCAAGAACGTGGGCTGTAGGGTTATGGCATACAATAAACATACTATGATGTTG GTAGTGTCACAGCATTCTGAATCGTCATTATTCAATAATTCGCATGTGATCAGAAAATTGAACGGATCAATACTGGAAGCTTCTAAAGAATGTATTTTTGCACACAAAAAGCAAATTCGTGATATGGCTTTCCATCCTCTTGAACATAATCTTTTGGCTTCTGTCAGCTTGGATAAATGTATCAATCTAACGGATGTAAATTGCAACCAGACTGTTTCTACTATAgatg TTAATGAACCGTTGTGGTCATGTTGTTGGGCTGGTGACAATACCAACGTGTTGGTTGCTGGTGGTCAAATGGGATCCTTATACTATATTGACCGCAGATATATGAAATTGTTCAATGCTGATCAGTCTCGAAAACTTGGTTGTGTTTCTCTGATCCCCATCTCGCCATCAAAATCTCGGGCGTTCATTAATGGTGGGTTCATGAAGACCAGAATGGACTTATTGTCTATGTTTGAACAAGTACCGGGAAAAGAAATGCATTCCTACACAGAGACTGGATTGCCATTGAAAGGGCTCTGGACTAATACTTCTTTTGACTACAATTCTAATCTCATTCTGTCATCTGCCAAACCTTCTGGTCCCAACAAGTCTATCAGACATATTGTGTCTAAAATAGCAGATTACGATGCAGAAGGACCTGTAATAACTCCAGTAGTCACTTTTTATG GCGGAGATAAGGCTACACAATTGTCCCGCTCATGTTTGGTGCCAACCACCGGTGCATCATACGAAGACACACTTGCTTGTAGTTTTGATGAAAAGTCAAGATCCGTCAAAATATTCAATGTCAACCAGGGCAGCAATATTCACAATTTCCATGTTCAAGATGACATCTTTTTGGATTTATGTCCCTTAACCGGTATGATGAATAGCGGTAGACGAGTATTGGCTGGTTTGTCAGAAAATGCTGTTAGTTTATTCACtgtctag
- the LOC132950576 gene encoding E3 ubiquitin-protein ligase RFWD3-like isoform X1, translating into MIYRGDKIMGSPSRTWEHSEDIMEVDNLYRAFLARDDIDILNDVPDILAAGLRITSRMFSQQEPLEPVPPAIPIPPYMHQIPMEEINVEEPVEEYEVDDDDDEASDQFSINMANRATRRRGISNNSDDSLDGEATEYPVYLPAGSPVGFPIESPMDSLATSPESSLESSPVGSRATSPIRCLPTTSASSLKRTFENLENDNSKTEDEAFSCSICLDTLTNTGMHKPACLKCGHIFGESCLQRWIKIGCNRDAKRCPTCNRRANVRDIRVLYTKNLVAVDTAEVTALELKVEKENREKNLMHLEAEKWKVKATYLDSEVKRLKTMVDIDLLNKQAAGPTSLRQCIKKISMCKNVGCRVMAYNKHTMMLVVSQHSESSLFNNSHVIRKLNGSILEASKECIFAHKKQIRDMAFHPLEHNLLASVSLDKCINLTDVNCNQTVSTIDVNEPLWSCCWAGDNTNVLVAGGQMGSLYYIDRRYMKLFNADQSRKLGCVSLIPISPSKSRAFINGGFMKTRMDLLSMFEQVPGKEMHSYTETGLPLKGLWTNTSFDYNSNLILSSAKPSGPNKSIRHIVSKIADYDAEGPVITPVVTFYGGDKATQLSRSCLVPTTGASYEDTLACSFDEKSRSVKIFNVNQGSNIHNFHVQDDIFLDLCPLTGMMNSGRRVLAGLSENAVSLFTV; encoded by the exons atgatttaCAGAGGAGATAAAATTATGGGTAGTCCATCAAGAACATGGGAACATAGCGAAGACATTATGGAAgtagataatttatatagagCTTTTTTAGCAAGGGatgatatagatattttaaatg ATGTGCCAGATATATTGGCTGCAGGTCTAAGAATTACTTCACGAATGTTTTCTCAACAAGAACCGTTAGAACCAGTACCACCAGCGATTCCAATTCCTCCATATATGCACCAAATTCCAATGGAAGAAATAAATGTAGAAGAACCAGTTGAAGAATATGAagttgatgatgatgatgatgaagctagt gaCCAATTTTCAATCAATATGGCAAATAGAGCAACTCGGCGACGAggtatttcaaataattcagATGATTCTTTAGACGGAGAAGCGACAGAATATCCTGTATACCTTCCAGCAGGATCTCCAGTAGGATTTCCTATAGAATCTCCAATGGATTCTCTAGCTACATCTCCAGAATCATCTCTTGAATCTTCTCCTGTGGGATCTCGTGCTACATCTCCAATAAGATGTCTACCAACAACTTCAGCATCATCTTTAAAACGTACTTTTGAAAATCTTGAAAacg ACAATTCAAAGACAGAAGATGAAGCTTTTTCCTGTTCAATATGTTTAGATACTTTGACTAATACTGGTATGCATAAACCGGCTTGTTTGAAATGTGGTCATATTTTCGGAGAGAGTTGTTTACAGAGATGGATTAAG ATTGGATGTAATAGGGATGCAAAAAGATGTCCAACATGTAACAGAAGAGCAAATGTAAGAGATATTAGagttttatatacaaaaaatctaGTAGCTGTGGATACAGCTGAAGTAACTGCACTTGAACTTAAAGTGGAAAAa GAAAATCGAGAGAAAAATTTAATGCATTTGGAAGCAGAAAAGTGGAAAGTCAAAGCTACATATTTAGACAGCGAAGTGAAAAGATTAAAAACTATGGTGGATATAGATCTATTAAATAAACAGGCAGCTGGTCCTACTTCATTAcgacaatgtataaaaaaaattagtatgtgCAAGAACGTGGGCTGTAGGGTTATGGCATACAATAAACATACTATGATGTTG GTAGTGTCACAGCATTCTGAATCGTCATTATTCAATAATTCGCATGTGATCAGAAAATTGAACGGATCAATACTGGAAGCTTCTAAAGAATGTATTTTTGCACACAAAAAGCAAATTCGTGATATGGCTTTCCATCCTCTTGAACATAATCTTTTGGCTTCTGTCAGCTTGGATAAATGTATCAATCTAACGGATGTAAATTGCAACCAGACTGTTTCTACTATAgatg TTAATGAACCGTTGTGGTCATGTTGTTGGGCTGGTGACAATACCAACGTGTTGGTTGCTGGTGGTCAAATGGGATCCTTATACTATATTGACCGCAGATATATGAAATTGTTCAATGCTGATCAGTCTCGAAAACTTGGTTGTGTTTCTCTGATCCCCATCTCGCCATCAAAATCTCGGGCGTTCATTAATGGTGGGTTCATGAAGACCAGAATGGACTTATTGTCTATGTTTGAACAAGTACCGGGAAAAGAAATGCATTCCTACACAGAGACTGGATTGCCATTGAAAGGGCTCTGGACTAATACTTCTTTTGACTACAATTCTAATCTCATTCTGTCATCTGCCAAACCTTCTGGTCCCAACAAGTCTATCAGACATATTGTGTCTAAAATAGCAGATTACGATGCAGAAGGACCTGTAATAACTCCAGTAGTCACTTTTTATG GCGGAGATAAGGCTACACAATTGTCCCGCTCATGTTTGGTGCCAACCACCGGTGCATCATACGAAGACACACTTGCTTGTAGTTTTGATGAAAAGTCAAGATCCGTCAAAATATTCAATGTCAACCAGGGCAGCAATATTCACAATTTCCATGTTCAAGATGACATCTTTTTGGATTTATGTCCCTTAACCGGTATGATGAATAGCGGTAGACGAGTATTGGCTGGTTTGTCAGAAAATGCTGTTAGTTTATTCACtgtctag